In Bradyrhizobium symbiodeficiens, the genomic stretch CCGCTCTCGGATCCCGGCGTCACGCTTGACGGGGCTTGGTAAGGTTCGCGCGTTCTGCACGGTTCGACCTCGACGTTGCCATAGTTCAATCCGGGGAAAGGATTCCCCCGGCTTACTTGCTCTGAATCGAGTTCTGCGTTGCCGCGATCTGTCGGTCTGCCGGCTTCTTCTTGCTCTCTGCGGTGACGAAGCGCACGCCCGCCGTGGTGCCGTCGATCCAGACCAGCTCGCAGCGCCGGTAGGCGAGCCCAGTCGAAGACAGCAGCAGGAAGAATTCTTTGGCCTGGAGTACGTCGAGCGTGCCCTCGACCTCGATCTTGGCTCCGCTTTGTGAGATGTCGAGCAGAACGCAGCCGCGGCGCCACGTGCCGTCCGAGCCCATCAGATTGACCGGCTGCTTGTGATCCAACTTCACGCGCGCCGCCTTGCGGCCGTCGAACTTCATCGGCTAGCCCCCGCTTTTGCGCCGCGACTTCCCCGACTGCTCCCCTTGACGCTTGCGGCGATTTCCCCCCACCGCACCGTCCACTGGCTGGTCGACAGAAGCAGCGTCTCGAAAATGAGTTGTGCGCGTTCGCGCTCGGCAAAGGAAAGTCTGGTCCAGCTGCGGTTGCTCAGGATGGCGAGCGTGGTCTGCCAGTTCAGCCGCGAAGCCCGGCAGGCCATGACCAGTCCTTCGCAATCGTCGTCGGTCATGACGTGCTCGACGATCTCGACGGGAGTCCCCGAAAGCACCGACAAGGCCGTGAGCAAATTGGCGGTCTCGCCGCGGATCGCGAAGCGATTGACCGTGGAATCGTTGAGCTTGCCGATGCGGTTGAGCGCGACGATCTCCGGCCGAGCGCTCGCATAGGCGGCCGCACTGGGCAACCGGGGCACAATCGGCGCTGCCGCTTGTGGAGCCGAAACGGAGGGAGCCTTTGTCTCCGCGCGAGCGTTGGGGGCCGGCGAGGCCGACAGCAATTTCTTCAAGACCGGATCTGGCGTGCCTGGTCTCAGCGCCAGAGCCTTTGTGAGTTCGTCATCGCCTGCGCACGTCTCGACGAGTGCGACGTAGGCGGCATCGGAGAATTGTGCACCTGCGTTGCCGATCAGGGCAAGGTGGACGGCTCGGACGCCGCGCCTGATGAGCGTCTCGGTCAATTGCGGCTCGATGCGCGCGCGGGCAGCAATCGCGAGCTGCTGTGGTTCGCCGCTCGAGATCGCGATCGTTTCAAGATCGGACGCGGACAGCGCGAGCGATTTGAGCAGAACGCGGCAGGCGACGTCGGGATCATCGTGCGAGGCAAGGCGTCTCGATGTCTCCGGTGGAGCTGCTTTGAGTTCGGCGAGCGCATCGCCGAGTTGGATCAACGCGCTGGCGTCGAGCCGCTCCATCAACCGCAGCAGGACCCGGTCGACCACATTGGCAAGCAATTGCTGCGGCTGCTCACGGCTGCCGCTGAGCAGCTGCAAAATGCCTTCGAGGATGCGGGCGCAACGGTCCAACGGGCAGGTTGCGACCGCATCCTCCAGCTCGATCAATATATTAGCAGGCGCGTTTGCCATCATGGCAGGGGGCCCGGATGCAATGACTTTGACGATCTAACGCGTTTCATTTCGCCCGAAAGGCGTTAATTTGCTTTTTATGGATTGCGCAGCCGGATACCGAATGACCGGAAAACGCTATCGAAATTTGGCGAGATCCCGCGTCCCTCCTTGTCCTCAGGACTGGACGCTCGTCTCCTGAGGGCACACGCTCAGATCGATTCCCTCGGTCTGACGTAAAACCGAAGGGGGGAGCGAACGGCTCATTGCCGGGCGCGTGTCGTTGCGACGCTGCGCTTCTCGTCGCCATGAACAGCATTGATGATGTGCCCAGCTTGGCACCCAGAATATTTCGCTTTTCAGATGTCGATGAATTTCGAAATGCCATCCGAGGCCTGAACTTCGAGTTTACGCCTTTTGTTCGGAGGATTTCGGCCGAGCAGATCATTCTGTCGATGCCTGGATGCGACGTGAATCTGACGACCGCATTTCCGCGCGTGGTCGACGCCCAGCTTGTCGAGAATTGCACGGCGGTTGGTTTCACGATGGACGACCTCGACGTGCCGATACGCTTCAACGGCTCGCAGCGTATGCGTCCGGCTGTCGTCATCGGCAGCGGCGGCGCGGCCTATACCATCATCGAGGAAGTGCAGCGGCAGATCGCCTCTGTGGTTTTCAGGCCGGAGGTGACCGAGCGCGGCTGGCCGAGACCGACCCAGAGCTTCAAGATTTTCGAAACGAGCGCCGTTGGCATTCATCGGTTGCGCAGTGTGGTTCGCGAGATCCTCGCCGCGGCCTCAGCGCCGGTCGAGGCGTCAGATATTCCGCTCAAGGCGAGAGCAATGAGGGAGTCTCTTCTCGCGGCCGTCGACCACGCGCTGGAAAACGTCGTTTCGGCCCGCTGGACCCTGCGCCCCAACGACGAGCGGAACTTCAGGATATTCAGGGATATCAGCGCTCTCCTGTCCGACGATCTCTCGCAGCCGATCTACAGCGAGGAGATTGCCCGCAAGCTCGGATTGTCCGTCCGCACGATGCACGACGTCGTCCGCCGCTATCGCGGCATGAGCCTGCACCGTTACCTGCGTCTGCGCCGGCTGTGGCTGGTGCGCCAGCGCCTGCTCGCGGGCGCCGGCAGTGTCAAAGCCGTGGCGCTCGCGTTCGGCTTCTGGCATCTCAGCGACTTCTCCCGAAGTTACCGCGACCAGTTTGGCGAGACGCCGTCGCAAACGCTGGAGTGCGGACGCGGGCGATAGTTGGCAAATCGAGTAGGGCGGCCGCCGGTTTCGTGCTACCGTCAGGGGATGGGCAATCGCATCCTCGTTCTCTACGGTTCCTACCGTTCCGACCGCATGGGCATCCGCCTTGCAAATTTCGTCATCAATCGGCTGCGCGAGCGCGGCGACGAGGTGACCTTCATCGACGCCAAGGCGATCGGGCTGCCAATGCTCGACCGCATGTACAAGGAGTATCCGAAGGGCTCGGCGCCCGAGGCGCTGGAGAATCTGGCCGGGCAGATCCGCAGCGCCGACGGCTTCGTCTTCGTCACCGGCGAGTACAATTGGGGCATCCAGCCCGGCCTGAAGAATCTCACCGACCATTTCCTCGAAGAGTGGTTTTGGCGTCCGGCCGCGATCGTGAGCTATTCGGCCGGCCGCCTGTCCGGCGCGCGCGCCGCAACCGCCTGGCACGGCACGCTCTCCGAGATGGGAATGGTGGTGGTGTCGAGCACCATCGGCGTCGGTCCGATCGCGCAGACGCTGTCGGCCGAGGGCGAGCCGACCGGCGACGGCGGCAAGGCCCTGGAGCGCGCGTTCCCGCGCTTTGCCGACGATCTCGCCTGGTGGATCGAAGCCGCCAAGGCGCAGCGGGCGCGCAAGGCGCCGCCTTACTGAACCCGTCTGGCCGGCGACCTCGCAGCGTTGCCGATTGTGAGCCCAGCGGCCTCGCCGATGTTGCGAAGGTAGACCAAAATACCGGGGGCTGCGAAGAATACAGTCAGGATGGCCGCGGCGACCGCGACGGAACGGAGCGGGAAGCCTGCTCCGATCGCTGGTGAGCGCGCTTCTTAAGCGACATGTCCTGCGCGGGTCGGGTCGCACGTCCCTGTTGCGATCCGCCCCTGGTGCCGGAATGCCGTCGCTCGCGTGCCACCAGCTTACCCTCCGAGCGCTGGCGAAGAAAAATCACGAAGGCAAAGAAAGGTAAGGATGGCATCCGCTCAACGGCGGCCATCGACAGAGTGCTCAGCTCTCGCGCCCTATTCAGTGAGGAGCCAACCCACATCTATTCCTTGATTCAGATCAACATCCACTCGCACGGATGTCGTCGGATGGAGTTTCAACTTCGGTAAGGTCTCACCCGGGGAACTCTATCATGAAGATTGCATTGCTCTCGTTGGCAATGATGGTCGGCCAGCCGACGATTTCCGTCAGCGACCGCGTCCCTCACTTCGATGTCGAGGCGCTGTGCAAGGCGACCGTAGCCACCGACAAGGCAATGGGTTTGACTTTGCCGGAGAGCTACGACAACTGCATGCGCGACGAGAATACCGCGCTCAAACAGCTCAACACCGTCTGGCTCCAGAATTCCGACACCCTTCGAAACCAGTGCGAAGGTGAGGCGACTGCCGGCGGCAGTGACAGCTATGTCGACATGCTGACCTGTATGCAAATGGCGGATTGGGCGAAATCGACGGCGGACGCTCCAAAATTGAGGGGCGCGAGCAAGAACCGAAACAAGCTGTGAGACGCCGCCGAGGAGCATTTGCGGCGCCTGACCACTATTCGAATCGACCCTGCTGATCGCCTCCGAACGTCCCTCCTGCGAGCGGGACGAACGTCTGACTCATTTTTGAAGCGTGTCGGCCCTTTCTCAGATGACGGGAGACCTGCGTCATGAAAATCTTTGGCTGCTTGCTCGCAGGCGCGAGTCTTCTTGTCCTTATCATCGGTGCCCCGGTGTCGGCTCAGCAGATGACTGGCGTTTCGGGTGATCCCGGCGCCAGTATCACGATCGACGGCAAGCAGATCCCGCCTCCAGACCCGAAGTTCGGCGGTGTCATCAGGGAGAAGGCCACCGAATCGAAGCCGTGGTGGGCGCCGCGCGTGGTGCCGCCGAAGGGCGCACCCAACGTATTGCTCATTATGACCGATGACCAGGGGTTCGGCGCACCCAGCACATTCGGCGGCGTCATACCTACACCTTCCATGGATCGCATCGCGAAAGCGGGGCTGCGGTTCACGAACTTTCACTCGACGTCACTTTGCTCGCCGACCCGCGCAGCACTCATCACCGGCCGCAACCATCATTCGGTCGGATTCGGCGTGGTCGGCGAAATAGCAACTGGCTTTCCCGGCTACGACTCGATCATTCCCATCGAGAAGGGCACCATCGGCACGATCCTGAAGGCGAACGGCTACGACACCTCGTGGTTCGGCAAGGATCACAACACGCCCTCCTACCAGTCGAGCCAGGCCGGACCCTTCGAGCAATGGCCCAACGGGATGGGCTTCGACTATTTCTACGGTTTCGTCGGCGGAGATGCGAGCCAGTGGCAGCCGAACCTGTTCCGCAACACCACGGCCATCTATCCGTTCGAGGGCAATCCCAAGTGGAATCTGGAGACGGCGATGGCGGACGACGCCATCCAGCACATCAAGCAGCTCAAGGAGGTCGCGCCCGACAAGCCGTTCTTCGTGTACTATGTGCCCGGAGCCACACATGCGCCACATCATCCGACGCCTGAGTGGATCAAGAAGATCAGTGAAATGCACCTGTTCGACGACGGCTGGAATAAGGTGCGTGAGACCATCTTCGCCAACCAGAAGCGCCTGGGCATCATGCCCGACAACGCCAAGCTGACGCCCTGGCCGAAAGACCTGCCACAGTGGGATTCGCTCAGCTTCGACGAGAAGAAGCTCTTCATCAAGCAAGCGGACGTGTATGGCGCTTTCCTGGCTTATGCCGATCATGAAATTGGCCGTGTGATCCAGGCCGTCGAAGATCTCGGCGAGCTCGACAACACCCTGATCATCTATATCGGCGGCGACAACGGTGCGAGCTCCGAAGGTATGATCAACGGCACGCCGAACGAGTTCACCACCTTCAATGGCGTCGCCGTTCCGGTGAAGGACCAGTTTCTCTGGTACCCGTTCTGGGGCTCGGAGCGGACGTTCCCGCACTTCGCGGCGCCCTGGGCATGGGCGATGGACACGCCGTTCAAGTGGGTCAAGCAGGTGCCGTCGCACTTCGGCGGCACGGCCCAGGGCGTCGTCATGTCGTGGCCCGGTCACATCAACGACGCGGGCGGCATCCGGCGCCAATTCCATCACGTGATCGACATCGTTCCGACCATCCTGGAAGCGACCCGAATTCCGCAACCCGAGACAATCAACGGGGTCAAGCAGAGCCCTGTCGAAGGGGTGAGCATGGCGTACACCTGGGACAAGGCGAACGGCAACGCTGCCACCCGGCACGCGACGCAATACTTCGAGATGCTCGGCAACCGCGCGATCTACAAGGACGGCTGGGTGGCGGCCACGACGCCGGCGACGATCCCCTGGGAGCTCAGCACCAAGACGCCTCCGGACGTCATCACCGGCTACAATTGGGAACTCTACAACGTCAACGAGGATCCGACCCAGTTCAACGATCTCGCCAGCCAGCTGCCGGACAAGCTCAAGCAGCTTCAGGACGCCTTCTACGCCGAGGCGAAGAAGTACAACGTGCTGCCGCTCGACAACTCCTCGCTCTCCCGCTGGAACACGCCGCGCCCGAGCCTCACGGCGGGACGCACGGTGTTCAACTATTCGGGCGAACTGACTGGCGTGCCTGCAAGCGCCGCGCCCAGCATCCTCAACAAGTCGTACACCATCACGGCCGAGGTCGACGTGCCCGAGGGCGGCGCGGAGGGCATGATCGTCACCGAAGGCGGACGCTTCGGCGGCTATGGCCTGTTCCTGAGCAAGGGCGACTTCGGCGTGGGCCACGGCAGGGTGGTGTTCCTCTACAACCTGCTCGACCTCAAGCGCACCATGTGGGAAGGCCCCGAGCTTGAATCCGGCAAGCACACCATCGTCTTCGAATTCAAGGCCGATGGTCCTGGCCTGGGCAAGGGAGGGACGGGCGTTCTCTCCGTCGATGGAAAGATCGTAGCCAAGAACTCCCTGGAGCACACCACGCCGATCACGTTTCCGGAGGATGAAACCTTCGATATCGGCCGGGACACCCGGACCGGGGTCGCGCTCTTGGAGTATCGTTACGACTCTCCGTTCAAGTTCACGGGCAAGATCGACAAGCTGACTGTCAAGCTCGAGCCCTTCACGCCGGAGCAGATCGCGGAGGCGGCTGCGCAACGGCAGTAGGACACGCCGACGAGCGGGAGACCTCTGAGCCGCTCTCAGTCAATTGTCAGTGCTGCATCACGATTTGGTCGGAAGGAGCTTGCGATGATCACAAAGAACAACATCGATAGAACGTCTCCCGCAGGAATCCGTATTCCCTCTCGTCCACAACGTTTGGTTCGCCTGGCGATGGCTGCGCAGGTGCTCGCCTGGGCCTTTCCGCCCTCCGGCCTCTGGCCGCAGCGAAGAGGGCGTCTTACGCCGCCCTGACCTCGCCGAGGAAGCGGTCGAACTGTCCGGCGAGGTCGCGCGATTGCGTCGAAAGCTGCTCGGCGGCGCCGAGCACTTCCCTGGCAGCAGCTCCGGTGTCGTCGGCGGCGCGCTGCACGCCTGCGATGTTGGTGTTGACCTCCTGGGTGCCGCGGGCGGCCTCCTGGACGCTGCGGGAGATCTCCTTGGTCGCCGAGCCCTGTTGCTCGATCGCCGCGGCGATCGCGGTGCCGATCTGGTCGATCTCGCCGATGACGTCGGCGACGTTGCGGATCGCGGCCACGGTCTCGTCGCTCGCGGTCTGGATCGCCGTGATCTGCTCGGAGATTTCGGTGGTGGCCTTGGCGGTCTGGCCCGCCAGCGATTTCACCTCGGAGGCGACCACGGCAAAGCCGCGGCCGGCCTCGCCGGCGCGGGCGGCCTCGATGGTCGCGTTCAGCGCGAGCAGGTTGGTCTGCTCGGCTATGCTCTGGATCAGGGTGACGACGTCGCCGATCTTTTGCGCGCCCTCGGCGAGGGTGCGCGCAGTGTCGCCGGTGCGGCGGGCGTTCTCGACGGCGCGGGCCGCGATCTCGGTGGATTGTGCGACCTGACGGCCGATCTCGGAGATCGAGGAGGTCAGCTCTTCGGTGGCGCTGGCGACGGTCTGCACGTTGGTCGAGGTCTGCTCGGAGGCTGTGGCGACGACCGCGGCCTGGCTGTTGGTCTGGGCCGCCGTCGAGGTCATCGACTGTGCCGTGCTTTCCATGGTCGAGGACGCGTTCGACAGGCCGCCGACGAGCTCAGTGACCTTGGCCTCGAACGCGCGGGTGAGTTCGTCGAGCGCCTGCGCGCGGCGCATCTTGCCGTCGTTCTCGGCCTGCTTCTCGGCCGCGAGCCGGTCAGCCCGGATCATGTTGTCCTTGAAGACCTGGACGGCCGCAGCCATCGCCCCAATCTCGTCGGAGCGCTCGGCGCCCGGGATGCTGTCCGCAACCTCGCCCTCGGCGAGCCGCGACATCCGGCTGGTCAGGTTGACGATCGGCGCGCAGACGCGGCGGCGAACCATCACGATGAGGCCGGCGCTCGCGATCAACACGGCAGCAAGGCCGAGCAGCGCGATGGTGAAGCTCATGCGCGCGGCGGAGGACGCGCCGGCAAGGATCTGCTCGGCATTGTCGTAGAATGCGTCACGGACCTCGATGATGGTGCTGAGGCCGCGCTGCGTGGCGGCGTAATAGGTCTCCATGTCGTGTTCGTACTTGCCGCTGATCGCACCGTCCTTGACGAGCTTGAGCTCGCGGCCGAACTCCTCGACATAGATCGAGCTGAACTTCTCCAGCGCGCTAGCGACGTTCGCCGGGGTTGCCGGATTGCCGCGTAATTCCAGCAGCGCCATCACGAGCTGGTCGTTGCGGCCCTGCGAGCGGCCGATGTCGGCCTTCTCGGTGTCGGTCGCCGGCTTCTTGCCGCCGACGAGATTCTTATGAAGGCTGGAGTTGAAACCGCCGACGTCGCGCAGCGTCATGGCGGTGTTGGCGTAGCTGGCCTGCCGGTAGGCGTCGCCGTTGAGGATCGCCATGCGGCGGACCTGCTCGTTGAGCAGCGCGGTCACGCCGCTGTTGAGCACAGCGTTCTCGGCGACGATCTTCTTGGCCGCGTCCTTGCGTGCCTCGGCCGGTCCCGCGAGCGCCTTGTCGATGGCCGCGCGGAGCGCGGTGAATTTCGCATTGATGCCGTCGATGTTGCTGCCGATGGTGTTGCCGTCGTCGAACGATCCGGGCAGCTCCTTGCGCAGGGCATTCATCCTGTCGCGGGCGCCGTCGGTCTGCTTGCGCAGCTTGTCCTGTTCGGCGAGCTGTGCCGGATCGATGGTGGCAGGGCCGTAGAGGATGTTGGTGGAAAAGCCGCGTTCGGGGTTGAGGTAGCGCGGGATGTCGCTGGCCGCGCGGACGATTGCCAGCCGCCCCTGGGCCTCGGTGATCCGCTCCATGGTCTGGTACTTGGTCACGGCGACGTAGACGGCGAGGCCGCCACCGACGGTCGAGAGCGAGACGATGGCGGTGGTCAGGAGCGTTCCGATTTTCATGATCTGTCCGGCAATTGGCGCGGGAGGGGAGAAAGATATTCTCCGGAAATTGACAGACCCGTATTAATCGGGGGTTTACGCTGCCGGGGTCCGCGGGTGCGGGCCTGGCCTAGCGACCAAGGGTAGCAAGGATCTCCAGCGTCACGGCGTCGCGCTCGCCTGCGAAATAGCGGGCGAGCGCCTCGCCGAACACGGGCTCGTTGGACACCGCGCCGAACAGCGTCATCGACGAGCGGAATTTGGCGTCATCCGGGGCGCCGAGGATCGCGTTGATGCTCCGGCCCTGAACCGCGAGCACGAGCCTGGTACATTCGATCAGGCGCGTCCCGAGCAAGGAATGGGCGAGATAGGCCTTAGCCTCCGCGCGGGAGCCGATGGCGTAGCGCTGCGACATGGCGCTGGACCCGAGTCCGGCGACCTGCGGAAAGACAAACCACATCCAGTGAGTCTGCTTCCGGCCCCGGGTCAGCTCCTCCAGAACGTTGCGGTAGACCGGATCCTGGGCCCGGAGAAAGCGCTCTAGATCGAAAAGATCGGTCATTAGATACCTCAAGGTGCCTTGTCGCAACCCTTGCCGGCCGCGATTATGCCTAACTTTTGGCTCCCAATGTGATAGCTGGTATAGAGTCGCCGGGTGGGGGTTGGGCCCCCCGGGGGTCGTTTTGGGGATCTGATGGTTTCCGACCGCGCAAGCGCCGAGAGGCTGTTGCCGCGCCGCCGTATGGGGCGAGCGGAGACGATATTGCTGTCTTTGGCTGCCGTCGCGCTGGCACTGGGGACTGCTGCCTGGGTCGCTGATATCGGCGATACGACCGCACTGGTCACTGCTGCACTGCCGCCGGCCAATAGCCCGTCTTTCGAGGACCGTTTCGCGTCGGCGTCCGGCAATCCGCCGGCCCGCGAGTTCGGCCTGCGGACGATGGAGCGTTCCGCCTTGAGCGCGGTCCAGCTCAAGCTCCGCGACGCCAAGGCGATGCTCGCCCAGAAGCTCCAGGGCGACGATTGGCGCTCGACCCTGACCGATGACGACCGGCACATGGTTGATGAGACCAGGCCCGGTACGCAGCACGCCGACGCGGTGCCCATGCCGCGCTCGCGCCCGGCGCAGGCGGACCTCTCCGCCCAGATCGCGTCGAGCCAAGCGTACGCGGAGACCAACCCCAGGGTCGACAACCGCAACTTGTTCGAAAAATTCACCGACAAGATCAGGCTCGCCTCGCTGACGCCCGGCGACGGCCTGTTCGGCAAGGCGCCGGACCTGGCCGCCCTTGGCTACGATTCGCGGACGGCGGTCTATGACATCAAGGCCAAGGCGCTTTACCTGCCGAGCGGCGTCGCGCTGGAGGCCCATTCCGGCATGGGCGCGCTTATGGACGACCCCGATCATGTCGATCAGCGCATGGTCGGTGCGACTCCGCCCGCGATCTACGACCTGAAGCCGCGCGAGAAGCTGTTCCACGGTGTCCGCGCTTTGCGCCTGACGCCGACCGAGGGCACCAGCGCACTCGGCCGCGTCGGCCTTCTCACCCACAATTACATGCTGGGCCCGCGCGGCGATTCCAACGGCTGCGTCTCGATCAAGGATTATGATCGTTTCCTCAAGGCGTGGGACAATGGCGAGTTCAACCGTCTTGTCGTGGTGCCGAGCCTGAGCGGATCGGCGACCGCCTCGCAGCGCGCCAGCACCGACTCCTGATATTCGCCTGCTGCGGCGGGGCTGCCGTTTCCCCTTCGTTAAGCCGTCATCGTCCAGAAGCAGCCCATGAGTGATCCATCAAGTTCCGAGACCCCGCTGCGCACGACGTTCAAGATCAAGCTGAACGGTGACACGTTGGCGATAGCGACCGTCGGTCAGGCCTATCAATTCCTCACCAACTTCAAGTCGGTCGAATGGATGGAATTCCGCTCCCTGCACGAGGACGCCGTCGAAGCTCTGGAAGGTGCGGCCGGTAACGCGATGCTGGCGGTGCAGGCAACCAACGCCGTGCGCGCGCTGTTCGTCAGCGCCAGGCTGCTCTGAAGCTCGTCTGCTCACGGTCTCGTAGTCCGGGTGGAGCGCGCTGCGTCATGCGGGCTAGCGGCCAGGGGCCTTCTCCTCGCGCATCTTGAACTCCACGACGGGAACGGGCAAACGATCCGCGAAGATCGTCGCTGCAAGCCCATATGTTTGAAATTTAGTTCAGGGAGAGACCCATCATGAAACGCCGTACATTTCTCAAGGGCGGCGCAGTCGCCGGCGCGACGACGCTGGTTGCTGCACCTGCGATCGCGCAGAGCGCGCCCGAGATCAAATGGCGCCTGACCTCGAGCTTCCCGAAGTCGCTCGACACCATCTACGGCACGGCGCAGACCTTCGCGAAATACGTCGCCGAGGCCACCGACAACAAATTCCAGATCCAGACCTTCGGCGCCGGCGAGATCGTTCCGGGCTTGCAGGCGCTCGACGCCGTCAGCACCGCCTCGGTAGAGATGGCGCAGACCCCGCTCTATTTCTACATCGGCAAGGAGCCTGCGCTGGCCTATGCCACCGGCGCCCCGTTCGGCATGAATCATCGCCATCAGGAATCGTGGTGGCACTTCGGCGGCGGCGCCGATCTCACCAACGAAGCGCTCAAGCCGTTCAAGGCGCACGCCATCCTCTGCGGCAATTCCGGCACCCAAATGGGCGGCTGGTTCCGTAAGGAGATCAAGACCGTCGACGATCTCAAGGGCCTCAAATTCCGCATCGCCGGCATGGGCGGCCATGTGCTGGCACGGCTCGGCGTCGTGCCGCAGCAAATCGCGGGCGGCGATATCTATCCGGCGCTGGAGAAGGGCACGATCGACGCGGTCGAGTTCGTCGGCCCCTATGACGACGAGAAGCTCGGCTTCCAGAAGGTCGCCAAATACTATTATTTCCCGGGCTGGTGGGAAGGCGGCGCGATGCTGCACATGATCGTCAACGACGAGAAATGGGCCTCGCTGCCCAAGCAGTACCAGGCGATCGTCAACCAGGCGGGCGCGGCGGCCGGCGCCTGGATGCTCGAGAAGTACGACAGCGTGAATCCGGCGGCGCTGAAACGGCTGATCGCCAACGGCGCGGAGCTGAAGGCGTTCCCGCAGCCGGTGCTGGAGGCCTGCTACAACGCGACCCAGGACCATCTGAACGAACTCGCCGCCAAGAGCGACCTGTTCAAGCGGACCAAGGAAAGCCACGACGCGTATATGAAGGAGCTGCTGTTCTATACGCAGATCGCGGAGAATTTTTACGACAACTAT encodes the following:
- a CDS encoding PilZ domain-containing protein, whose product is MKFDGRKAARVKLDHKQPVNLMGSDGTWRRGCVLLDISQSGAKIEVEGTLDVLQAKEFFLLLSSTGLAYRRCELVWIDGTTAGVRFVTAESKKKPADRQIAATQNSIQSK
- a CDS encoding DUF2336 domain-containing protein; translated protein: MMANAPANILIELEDAVATCPLDRCARILEGILQLLSGSREQPQQLLANVVDRVLLRLMERLDASALIQLGDALAELKAAPPETSRRLASHDDPDVACRVLLKSLALSASDLETIAISSGEPQQLAIAARARIEPQLTETLIRRGVRAVHLALIGNAGAQFSDAAYVALVETCAGDDELTKALALRPGTPDPVLKKLLSASPAPNARAETKAPSVSAPQAAAPIVPRLPSAAAYASARPEIVALNRIGKLNDSTVNRFAIRGETANLLTALSVLSGTPVEIVEHVMTDDDCEGLVMACRASRLNWQTTLAILSNRSWTRLSFAERERAQLIFETLLLSTSQWTVRWGEIAASVKGSSRGSRGAKAGASR
- a CDS encoding AraC family transcriptional regulator, translated to MNSIDDVPSLAPRIFRFSDVDEFRNAIRGLNFEFTPFVRRISAEQIILSMPGCDVNLTTAFPRVVDAQLVENCTAVGFTMDDLDVPIRFNGSQRMRPAVVIGSGGAAYTIIEEVQRQIASVVFRPEVTERGWPRPTQSFKIFETSAVGIHRLRSVVREILAAASAPVEASDIPLKARAMRESLLAAVDHALENVVSARWTLRPNDERNFRIFRDISALLSDDLSQPIYSEEIARKLGLSVRTMHDVVRRYRGMSLHRYLRLRRLWLVRQRLLAGAGSVKAVALAFGFWHLSDFSRSYRDQFGETPSQTLECGRGR
- a CDS encoding NADPH-dependent FMN reductase, producing MGNRILVLYGSYRSDRMGIRLANFVINRLRERGDEVTFIDAKAIGLPMLDRMYKEYPKGSAPEALENLAGQIRSADGFVFVTGEYNWGIQPGLKNLTDHFLEEWFWRPAAIVSYSAGRLSGARAATAWHGTLSEMGMVVVSSTIGVGPIAQTLSAEGEPTGDGGKALERAFPRFADDLAWWIEAAKAQRARKAPPY
- a CDS encoding arylsulfatase, with product MTGVSGDPGASITIDGKQIPPPDPKFGGVIREKATESKPWWAPRVVPPKGAPNVLLIMTDDQGFGAPSTFGGVIPTPSMDRIAKAGLRFTNFHSTSLCSPTRAALITGRNHHSVGFGVVGEIATGFPGYDSIIPIEKGTIGTILKANGYDTSWFGKDHNTPSYQSSQAGPFEQWPNGMGFDYFYGFVGGDASQWQPNLFRNTTAIYPFEGNPKWNLETAMADDAIQHIKQLKEVAPDKPFFVYYVPGATHAPHHPTPEWIKKISEMHLFDDGWNKVRETIFANQKRLGIMPDNAKLTPWPKDLPQWDSLSFDEKKLFIKQADVYGAFLAYADHEIGRVIQAVEDLGELDNTLIIYIGGDNGASSEGMINGTPNEFTTFNGVAVPVKDQFLWYPFWGSERTFPHFAAPWAWAMDTPFKWVKQVPSHFGGTAQGVVMSWPGHINDAGGIRRQFHHVIDIVPTILEATRIPQPETINGVKQSPVEGVSMAYTWDKANGNAATRHATQYFEMLGNRAIYKDGWVAATTPATIPWELSTKTPPDVITGYNWELYNVNEDPTQFNDLASQLPDKLKQLQDAFYAEAKKYNVLPLDNSSLSRWNTPRPSLTAGRTVFNYSGELTGVPASAAPSILNKSYTITAEVDVPEGGAEGMIVTEGGRFGGYGLFLSKGDFGVGHGRVVFLYNLLDLKRTMWEGPELESGKHTIVFEFKADGPGLGKGGTGVLSVDGKIVAKNSLEHTTPITFPEDETFDIGRDTRTGVALLEYRYDSPFKFTGKIDKLTVKLEPFTPEQIAEAAAQRQ
- a CDS encoding methyl-accepting chemotaxis protein; its protein translation is MKIGTLLTTAIVSLSTVGGGLAVYVAVTKYQTMERITEAQGRLAIVRAASDIPRYLNPERGFSTNILYGPATIDPAQLAEQDKLRKQTDGARDRMNALRKELPGSFDDGNTIGSNIDGINAKFTALRAAIDKALAGPAEARKDAAKKIVAENAVLNSGVTALLNEQVRRMAILNGDAYRQASYANTAMTLRDVGGFNSSLHKNLVGGKKPATDTEKADIGRSQGRNDQLVMALLELRGNPATPANVASALEKFSSIYVEEFGRELKLVKDGAISGKYEHDMETYYAATQRGLSTIIEVRDAFYDNAEQILAGASSAARMSFTIALLGLAAVLIASAGLIVMVRRRVCAPIVNLTSRMSRLAEGEVADSIPGAERSDEIGAMAAAVQVFKDNMIRADRLAAEKQAENDGKMRRAQALDELTRAFEAKVTELVGGLSNASSTMESTAQSMTSTAAQTNSQAAVVATASEQTSTNVQTVASATEELTSSISEIGRQVAQSTEIAARAVENARRTGDTARTLAEGAQKIGDVVTLIQSIAEQTNLLALNATIEAARAGEAGRGFAVVASEVKSLAGQTAKATTEISEQITAIQTASDETVAAIRNVADVIGEIDQIGTAIAAAIEQQGSATKEISRSVQEAARGTQEVNTNIAGVQRAADDTGAAAREVLGAAEQLSTQSRDLAGQFDRFLGEVRAA
- a CDS encoding DUF1810 domain-containing protein, with the protein product MTDLFDLERFLRAQDPVYRNVLEELTRGRKQTHWMWFVFPQVAGLGSSAMSQRYAIGSRAEAKAYLAHSLLGTRLIECTRLVLAVQGRSINAILGAPDDAKFRSSMTLFGAVSNEPVFGEALARYFAGERDAVTLEILATLGR
- a CDS encoding DUF2778 domain-containing protein, coding for MLSLAAVALALGTAAWVADIGDTTALVTAALPPANSPSFEDRFASASGNPPAREFGLRTMERSALSAVQLKLRDAKAMLAQKLQGDDWRSTLTDDDRHMVDETRPGTQHADAVPMPRSRPAQADLSAQIASSQAYAETNPRVDNRNLFEKFTDKIRLASLTPGDGLFGKAPDLAALGYDSRTAVYDIKAKALYLPSGVALEAHSGMGALMDDPDHVDQRMVGATPPAIYDLKPREKLFHGVRALRLTPTEGTSALGRVGLLTHNYMLGPRGDSNGCVSIKDYDRFLKAWDNGEFNRLVVVPSLSGSATASQRASTDS